A single region of the Triticum dicoccoides isolate Atlit2015 ecotype Zavitan chromosome 2B, WEW_v2.0, whole genome shotgun sequence genome encodes:
- the LOC119368955 gene encoding cysteine proteinase inhibitor 8-like, which yields MRTSSFLLLIIVAFLSAIGSPATGCGERMGNQLWNTTIENGWKPIGNINDQHIQELIHWAVLEFGKHVNCVLKFNKVVSGRQQLVSGMNYKLIIDASDIGGKDDKYKAEVYEQEWAHKRQLLSFAKVK from the coding sequence ATGAGGACATCtagcttcctcctcctcatcattgtTGCGTTCctcagtgccattggctcacccgccaCAGGCTGTGGGGAACGGATGGGTAACCAATTGTGGAACACAACAATAGAGAATGGATGGAAACCAATTGGAAACATCAATGACCAACACATCCAAGAGCTCATACATTGGGCGGTGTTGGAGTTCGGCAAGCACGTGAACTGCGTGCTCAAGTTCAACAAGGTGGTGAGTGGCAGGCAACAACTTGTTTCTGGAATGAACTACAAACTCATCATCGACGCATCAGACATTGGCGGGAAAGATGACAAGTACAAGGCAGAGGTGTACGAGCAGGAGTGGGCTCACAAACGCCAGCTCCTCTCATTCGCCAAGGTGAAATAG
- the LOC119368956 gene encoding cysteine proteinase inhibitor 8-like → MRTSSFLLIIIVAFLYAIGSPAIGCGERMGNQLWNTAIENGWEPIGNINDQHIQELGRWAVLEFGKHVNCVLKFNKVVSGRQQLVSGMNYELIIEASDIGGKEDKYKAEVYEQTWTHKRQLLSFAKVN, encoded by the coding sequence ATGAGGACATCTagcttcctcctcatcatcattgtTGCGTTCCTCTATGCTATCGGCTCACCTGCCATAGGCTGTGGGGAACGGATGGGCAACCAATTGTGGAACACAGCAATAGAGAATGGATGGGAACCAATCGGAAACATCAACGACCAACACATCCAGGAGCTCGGCCGTTGGGCGGTGTTGGAGTTCGGCAAGCACGTGAACTGCGTGCTCAAGTTCAACAAGGTGGTAAGTGGCAGGCAGCAACTTGTTTCTGGAATGAACTACGAACTCATCATCGAGGCATCAGACATTGGCGGGAAAGAAGACAAGTACAAGGCAGAGGTGTACGAGCAGACGTGGACTCACAAACGCCAGCTCCTCTCATTCGCCAAGGTGAACTAG